The nucleotide sequence CCAATTCAGGCTTTGGCTTGGAGACAGGGAAGTGGAGGACAGGGATTGGCAGAGGGGGAAGGCGAAAGAGCTTTTCCAGCTTTTCTTGACAAAAAGGAGCCAGTTCCTGATGAAGGAGGACATTTTCCAGATTCTTTGGCCAGTCCATGAGGAAAAGAATGCAGACAGAGATTTTAAAGTTGCCTTGAATGCTTTGAATAATGTACTGGAGCCTTCTCGTAAAGCGAGATCCGCCCCATTTTTTATTATCAGGGAGGGAGCAGGATACGGAATTAACCCCCACGCAGCAATTGAGCTGGATTCACGTATCTTTGAAGAATGGGCAGAGGCTGGCCTTGAAGAGAAGAACACGGAAAAATCAATGGAGGAACTAGAGCGTGCCTTGAATTTATACAACGGGGATTATCTTCCGGAAAGAAGGTATGAGGACTGGTGCCTTAATGAGCGAGAACGGCTGCTTGTTTACTTTTTGCGCAGTACGGAAAAGCTTGCCCAGCTGAATGTAAGGCGAGAAAACTATGATTCTGCCATTCATTGGTGCCAAAAAATCCTCCATAAGGACAGAACTTGGGAGGAAGCTTACCGATTGCTCATGTTTTGCTATTATCGGAAAAACAATCGTCCGCAGGCAATCCGATGGTATAAAAAATGCATTGAGGTGTTAGAGGAGGAGCTGGGAGTCCCGCCGCTAGAACCTACAAGACATATGTATGAGATGATCATTGAAGGGAATTAATCAATTTAGGTCAATCAAAAGGAGAATTTGGGTTGGAAAAGAAAAGACAGATTCATAGCTCATTAAAAGTATTGCTAGTGTCCGATATTGAGAAAGCAAAGAAGTTTTATTCTGAAATACTAGGCTGCGAGGTGACCGATTGGTGGGTGGTCCGTGATGGATTTACCGGGCTGGCCATAAAATTGCTCGAAGCCAGCGATCCGAAAGAAGTGAGACCTAATCCGCCGGCAGCAGGCGATAAGCACGGGTTCGACCTTTATTGCTACGTAGAAAACTGGAATTCGCTTGATGAGTTATACCATGAATTCAATGAAAAAGGGGCGCAAATTGCAATCCAGCCATGGGTTGATGAAAATAATGGACCCTGGAAGGAGTTTGCTGTCAAGGACCTTGATGGCTACTGCATCGCATTTGGCGGGACAGACGGTACTTGATCTGTGGCTGATTTAAGCTGTCAGTTACGTTTAGACCACTGTGAGGATTGAGTCAAAATAACTTTTCAGGATCAGCCACCTCGCAGGATAGGTTGCTGCAAAGTCTGCTATTGACTCATTTGAATACATCAGAAGGCAATCAATCTGTTTTTGATGAATCTTTAAATCATAGAGCAGGGCATGAGGAATTGTATAATGCTCGTTCAGTTGATAAGGATTTAATTTTATAGGCTCCACACTTTCTTTATTAATAAAATAAAGTAGGGCTTTTTGCTGGATGTCAACACTTTCATCCCGGGAGAGCCCGTTTATATGAATCTGTTCATTGATCAAGTAGATTCCCTGCATAGAAATCCCCTCCATGTTTTAGGCAATTTAGTAAAGTTATTGCCATAAAAATAGGAGGGGATACTAATTATTTAAAATTTGGATATGGAAGTCCATTTTACCGATGGCAGAATTTATAAATCATCCCTGCAATGATATTTGCCGGGATGAACAACGGATTCGATTGCAGGTTCATGTGAAGTATTTCTTCCTGGACAGGCATTTCCTCATACATTCTTCCCTGTGTTTGCTTTCGTGCTTTCTTTAACTCTTCCATTTTTGTTATGTATCTGTACTGGATCGGCGTCATGATGACAGTAGTAATGATGAATGGCAGAGTGAAAAGGATGATAATAAACAAAAATACGGAATCCATCGAAGTTGACCCCATTCTAGTATCTCTCTATACGGACTAAGCCTCTTTTTAGTTTCATATTAAGCTATTTTTTCAACCCTCAACCCTTTTACTGATTGTCTTCAATCTGATGTAACTCTTTTGTAACTAGAGTTTTTTAAGATGATGTCAAAGCTCGTGGGCTTTGGAATCAACATTTTAAAGGGGGAAAGGAAATGAAAGCTGGTCAACGGAATTTTGTTTTAACTTTTATGCTCATTTTGGTCCTGATGTTTACAAGTGCCTGCGGTGGATCGGGAACTGAGAAGTCAGGCGGTACTGAAGGAAAAGAAGGAAATGATGAACCGAAAAACACAGAACCGATCAAGATTGGCGTGCTGGCTTCGCAAACAGGCGGACTTGAGGCTTATGGGAAGCAGACACTTCGCGGGTTCGAGCTGGGACTTGAATACGCTACTGACGGAACAAATGAAGTAGCGGGCCGTAAAATTGAATTCATTATTGAAGATACGGAGACTAAACCTGAAGTAGCTGTCCAGAAAGCGACGAAGCTGCTTGAGGAGGATGAAGTAGACTTCCTGGTCGGTTCTTCTAGTTCAGGTGACACGCTGGCAGTTCTGCCACTGGCTGAGGAATATGAAAAAATCATGATCGTTGAGCCTGCTGTAGCAGACAGCATCACAGGTTCTGAATTCAATAAATATATTTTCCGCACGGCGCGTAACTCTTCCCAGGATGCTGTTGCGGGTGCCGCTGCAATTGCGAAGGATGGCGTAAAAATCGCGACTCTTGCTCCGGATTATTCATTTGGCCGAGATGGCGTCGCAGCGTTTAAAGAAGCAGCGGAAAAGCTTGGCGCTGAAGTTGTCCATGAAGAATATGCAGACCCGGCTGCAACTGATTTCACCTCCAATATCCAGAAAATCATCGACCAGAAGCCTGATTACTTGTTTGTCGTCTGGGCTGGGGCGAACTCACCATGGAACCAGATTGCAGACATGAAGGTCCAGGAAAAAGGAATCAAAATCTCTACTGGTGCTCCTGATATCGCTGCGCTGGCAACGATGGAGCCGCTTGTCGGAATGGAAGGCTTCACGGTTTATTATCATGACCTTCCGCAAAATGACATCAATAAATGGCTTGTTGATGAACATAAAAAGCGCTTTAACGGGGAGCTTCCAGATTTATTTACGCCAGGAGGCATGACAGCCGCGATGGCGATTGTGGAAGCTTTGAAGAAAACGGAAGGTGACACCGATTCGCAAAAATTGATCAAGACAATGGAAGGGATGAGCTTTGATACTCCGAAAGGGCAAATGACCTTCCGGGAAGAAGACCATCAGGCACTTCAGTCACTATACGCAATCAAGCTGGAGAAAAAGGACGGAGTTGACTATCCAGTTCCTGTGCTGATCCGTGAGCTCTCTCCAGAAGAAACAGCTCCTCCGATCCGCAATTAATCATATTCATAATGAACTTCGGTAATCTAGCCGGAGTTCATTATGCTTTTACTTAATCGATACTTAAGCTTAATACGATTATGGGTGGTGAGAAGTATATGACGGCAATTATAGAGACGAAAGATCTTAGCATTACATTTGGCGGTCATACCGCGGTAGATTCTGTCAGCATCTCAGTCCCGCACAATCATTTCAAATCAATCATCGGTCCGAACGGTGCCGGAAAAACGACTTTCTTCAACTTGTTGAGCGGGCAGCTCATGCCAACGAATGGACAGGTCATGTATAAAGGCAGCGAAATAACCAAGCTCTCTCCTACAAAAAGAACGAGGGCAGGAATCGGACGGTCCTTCCAGATCACTAATGTATTCCCAAACCTGACGGTGATGGAAAATGTCCGTCTTGCGGTCCAGTCACATGAAGGAGTCCGTTTTCAGATGCTCAGGCATTTTCGTTCTTTTAATAAGTTCGAGGAGAAGGCAGAAGAGTGGCTGAAGCTTGTCCTGCTCGATGACAAGAAGGATGCACTGGCAAGGAATCTTGCCCACGGTGAAAAAAGAAAGCTGGAAATCGCGATGCTGCTTGCTTTGAACACTGAGGTGCTGCTGCTCGATGAACCGACAGCAGGCATGTCACTCGAAGAGGTTCCGGCAATCCTGGAGGTAATCAGGAAAATCAAACAACGCGGCGACCGGACGATCATTTTGATCGAACACAAGATGGATATGATCATGGATCTTTCTGATTCCATCATGGTCTTGTTCAATGGTGCCCTGCTCGCCGATGGAACGCCTAAAGATATTATGAAAAATGAAATGGTCCAGTCTGCATATTTGGGAGGTTTGCATAGTGAGCACGCTGCTGAAGCTTGACCAGGTTGAGACATTCATCGGCCAGTATCATATCCTTCAAGGTATCTCATTTGAAGTGCCAAAGGGGGAGGTTACTGTATTACTTGGCCGGAATGGAGCCGGGAAAACAACAACGCTCCGAACGATCATGGGGCTGAATCCGGCCGCTAAAGGTTCAGTTTTATTTAAAGGAGAAGAAATTAAGAGTCTGCCAACTTTTACGATTGCAAATAAAGGGATCGGTTATGTTCCCGAAGACCAGGGGATTTTTGCTGGGCTTACTGTCGAAGAGAATATTAAAGTGGCGGTCAAAAAAGAAAATGAAGAAACCCTGCAGCGGCTTGAGTGGATTCTTGATCTTTTTCCTGACTTGAAAAAATTCTGGAAAAAACCGGGCGGACTATTGAGCGGCGGGCAGAAGCAGATGCTTTCCATCGCAAGAGCATATGTCAATGATAATGAATTGCTCTTGATCGATGAACCAAGCAAAGGCCTCGCTCCCATCGTTGTCGAGAAGGTAATGGAATCCATCCAGCAAATGAAGGATAAAACAACAATCATTCTTGTTGAACAAAACTTCATGATGGCCAGCACGATTGGCGACAGCTTTTACATTATCGATGATGGCAGGACGGTATCGAACGGCTCGATGAACCTCCTCCGTGAGGACGAAGAAATGAGACGGAAATATCTCGGTATTGCTTAGGATAGGGGGGAGCAAAAGTGGATGTATTAATAAACTTGAGCCTTAATGGCCTAGCCACGGGAATGCTGATCTTCCTCCTGGCAGCCGGCCTTACTTTGATTTTTGGCCTGATGGATGTGCTTAATTTTGCCCATGGGGGATTGTTTGCCTGGGGAGCGTACAGCGGCATTTGGATTTATACCTCGACAGGAAGCTTTTTTATTGGGATCATCGGCGCCATCCTTACTGGTATGATCCTCGGAATTGTAACCGAACGCTGGATCATTAAACCTGTTTACGGCAACCATGTTCAGCAAATATTAATCACGCTCGGCTTGATGCTTGTTTTATCGGAGATGTTAAAAGTCGTATGGGGACCTAACCAGATATCAGCGGTAACCCCTGATTACCTTTCAGGCAGCTGGGAGTTTGGCGGGATCATCATCATCAAATACCGTGTTTTCATCATTGCCGTAGGATTTGCGGTATTCCTTGCTGTACAATACCTGCTTAAAAAGACAAAGATTGGCCTGGTCGTTCGCGCTGGGGTCATGAACAAGGAAATGGTCCAATCGCTAGGAGTCAACATACAGAGAGTATTCATGTTCGTATTCATGATTGGAGCCGGCATGGCTGCTCTTGGCGGGATGCTCCTGGGGCCATATTCTGGCGTGATTTATGCGGATATGGGGATGGAGTTCGCGATCCTTGCGTTCATCGTAGTGGTCATCGGGGGAATGGGAAGCTTTACCGGCTCGGTGATGGCTGCGATTTTGGTGGGACTGTCAGGCTCTTTCATGGCCTATTATGTGCCGGACCTTGCGCTGGCAGCTAATATGCTGCTGATGGCAGTCGTATTGATCTTCAGGCCACAGGGCTTATTCGGGACAAAGGGGTGAGGGGATAATGACTAGAATGTTTTCAAATCGAATGAACATCTTATATTTGATTGTCGCTGGATTCCTGGCAGTACTTCCTTTTGTCTACGATTCAAGAAGCATGCTCATCCTTCTCTCCCAAGTGTTCATTTTTGCCGTATTGGCGATGAGCTATGACATACTGCTCGGATACACAGGCATCGTCTCGTTCGGCCATGCGATGTTCTTCGGAATCGGGGCTTACACGGTAGGTGTCTTCATGAAAAGGTTCGAGCCCGAAACAAGCTACTTTCTGCTGGCTGTACTGGTCACGATTCTGCTGACTGCTGTGGTAAGTTATTTCGTCGGGCTGCTGACACTGCGCCTGAAAAGTCATTTTTACGCGATGTTGACGATGGCATTCGCTGGATTGTTTTTAGTGCTCGCTGAAAAATGGCGCACTGTTACTTATGGAAATGATGGCTTCACTTTCAGGGTGCCGGATTTCCTGAAGGACCGGACTGACTTTTACCTGATTTGCCTAGGTTCCATGGTCATTGTATTCATTTTATTAAAAAGGTTCACCAACTCACCACTCGGAAGAGTCCTTCAGGCAATCAGGGAAAATGAACAGCGGACAGAATCGCTTGGATATAGCGTTTTACACTATAAAGTCATTGCTAGTGTCGTATCCGGAGTCATCGCTGGGATTGCAGGGATTTTATATGCTGTTTCTTTACGGTTCGTGAACACTAGTGTATTCACGATGGATATCACGCTTGATGCGTTGCTGATGACAATCATTGGCGGAGTCGGGACACTTGTCGGGGCGATTATCGGCGCGGGAATCATCGAGTTTTCACATCACTGGCTCACAGAGCTGGCGAAGGTTCACTGGATATTCGAAAGATGGATTATCTTTTTCGGCATCATTTATATCCTCGCAGTCATGTTCTTCCCGATGGGAATCGTCGGTTCCTTGCAGAAGCTGAAATTCAGAAAGAAAAAGAAAACATCGATTCCGGTTGAATCAGAGGCTGTAAGTCAGGGAGATTCGTGATGGAAACGAAGCAAGTTACTTCATTCGTACTTCGTTTCCAGCTCGCGGACATTGAAATGGACAGCGGCAGAAAATACTGGAGGGTCAAGGTAACCCATGTGCAGGAAGAAAAAGAAGCAGTGTTTGATTCCGTAGAATCGGCAATGGAATTTATTAAAGAAATTGTTGGAGAATCATAGATGCGGTATTTACTTTAAAAGAAAAGTATAAACTTTTTGCACTAAGATTAGGGTCTAGCTCCAGCGCTTGTACTTTTCTTATAGGAGGGAAGAAGATGCAGATTGGCATTGTCAGTACGGGAATCTACCTTCCTGAAACCTATGTCACAGGAGCGGAAATTGCCCGGTTGGCAGGAATTCCTGAACAAGTTGTGGAAGAAAAAATGGGAATAAAGAAAAAGCCGGTGCCCGGTCCGGGTGACCATACATGTGAGATGGGAATCAAGGCTGCGAGAATTGCATTGGCAAAAACAAACATAGAACCAATGGATATCGACCTCGTCATCTATATAGGCGAGGAATACAAGGAGTATCCATTATGGACAGCCGGAATCAAGCTGCAGGAGGAAATCGGTGCAAGGAATGCTTGGGCCTTCGATACGTCATTAAGATGCGGAACGACCGTTATGGCCCTGAAGCTGGCTAAAGGAATGATGCTCTCTGATTCGGCGATCAATACTGTCCTCCTCGCCGGTGGCTATCGTAATGGTGATTTCATAGATTACCAGAATCCGAGAACTCGGTTCATGTACAATCTTGGGGCCGGCGGAGGTGCGATTTTATTGCAAAAGGGCCATCAGGAGAACGTGCTGCTAGAAACAGAAATGATTACCGATGGATCTTTTTCCGAGGATGTCGTGGTGGTTGCTGGCGGGACGAAAAATCCGATTTCAGTGGAGAATCTAGAAGGGGGACTGTACCAGCTTGATGTTCTGGATCCCCGGGGAATGAAAGAACGGCTTGAGCAAAAATCGATGGCCAATTTCCTGAAGGTCATCCGTAGGTCCGTCGAGAAAAGCGGATTTTCCGAAAAGGACATCGCCTACGTTGGGATGCTTCACATGAAGCGGTCGGCACATGATTTTGTCTTGAGCGAGCTAGGACTATCACAAGAAAATTCCATCTACCTCGAAGACTATGGGCACATTGGTCAGATTGACCAGATCCTGTCGCTGGAACTGGCAGAAAAGGCAGGGAAAATAAAGGATGGGGATGTTGCCGTTCTTGTCAGTGCTGGGATCGGCTATGCCTGGGGGGCAACAACTATTCGCTGGGGAAAGGGCGTGTTGTAATGGAAAAAACGGCAGTAGAATTGAAGAAAGTTAATTTGAGGAATGGAGAAACGATCGCTTATAGGGAACGAGATGGCGGAACTAAAAATGTTTTGTTGATACACGGTAATATGACATCCTCCAAACACTGGGACTTGCTGATTGATCAGATAAATCCTGAATATAAAATTTTTGCGATTGATATGCGGGGATTTGGTGAGTCCAGCTACCGTAAGCCAATCATGTCCATTAAGGATTTTTCTGATGATGTCAAGATGTTTGTAGATGAAATTGGGTTGAAGGATTTTGCCATTGTTGGCTGGTCGACGGGAGGAGCGGTAGGAATGCAGTTCGCCGCTGATTACCCTGATTATTGTGAAAAACTTGTGCTGCTCGCATCTGCATCAACGAGAGGATATCCGTTCTTCGGCACGAGTGAGGAAGGTCTGCCGGATATTAACAACCGGCTGGTTACTTATGAGGATGTAAAGACGGATGCTGGTAAAACGATTGCCGTCCAGACGGCCTATGACCAGCAAAATAGAGGATTTTTAAAGGCAATGTGGAATATGTTGATTTATACCGAACGTCAGCCGGAAGAACGGCATTATGACGAATATGTTGATGATATGCTGACACAGCGAAATTTGGCTGAAGTCTACCATTCTCTTAATACATTCAATATCAGTGGTGTGAACAACGGTTTGGGAGATGGTACTGATCAGGTGAAGGACATCCAGATTCCTGTACTTGTGCTTCGAGGCGACCGGGATCTCGTTGTTACTCAGAGGATGGCAGATGAAATTGTCGAGGATTTTGCAGGCCGGGCAAAGTTTATGGAACTGAAGGATTGCGGACACTCGCCATTAGTGGATGATCTGGATCAGCTATTGCAGCATATTGAAGGATTTTTAGCAGAGTAGGAAGGTGTTTTTATGAGATTGAAAGATAAAGTAGCGATTATTACAGGTGGAGCGAACGGGATAGGGCTTGCTGCGGCTAAGACTTTTGCCAGTGAAGGCGCAAGGGTTGCAATGGCGGATTTTGATGAAGAAACAGGATCCAAACGTGCAGCCGAACTATCAGCTGAGGGCTATGAAGTCGCTTTTTTTCAGGTTAACGTTGCCGACAGAGCCAGTGTTGACTCGATGGTCCAAAACGTCCTTAGCCACTTTGGCAAGATTGATATTTTAATAAATAATGCAGGCATCACCAGGGATGGGATGCTTCACAAGTTGGCGGTTGAAGACTTTCAGAAGGTCGTTGATGTCAACCTGACCGGCGTGTTCAATTGCGCCCAGGCGGTTGTCCCAGCGTTGGTCCAGCAAGGTTCAGGGAGAATCATCAATACATCTTCAGTTTCCGGCATATACGGCAATGTGGGACAGACAAACTACGCAGCAACAAAAGCCGGAGTCGTCGGGATGACGAAAACATGGGCAAAGGAACTTGGCCGAAAAGGCATCAACGTCAATGCAGTCGCACCAGGATTCATTGAAACGGGTATGACTGCCGCAGTGCCGGACAAAGTGATCGAACAAATGAAAATGCTTGTACCGCTTGGCAGGCTCGGTTTGCCAGAGGACATTGCCAACGCTTATTTGTTCCTTGCCTCGGACGAATCGAAATATATAAACGGCACCACCCTTCATGTAGATGGCGGGATTATGATGTAAGAACAAAAAGCGGATGCGCCTCGTTCAGCCCCGACAAGCGCTGGAGGGCCGACCGGTGAAGTCGTTCTTTGACTTCATTGGGCGGACCGAAGCGACTCGAGGGGCTAGGCGCTGGAGCTGGATTAGGACCACTATATGTAGTTATCCAAAACTAAATAACTTTATTAACCGTAAAAGCGCACTTGATGCGCTTTTTATTTTTGGGTAAGGAGGGGTGGGAAACTGTTGTAACTGGGAATAAAGCTTCACCAACGGGAATTAAAATTGTCGCAACGGGGATAAAAACTCCGCCAGCGGGATTAAAATGGCTTCAACGGGGATAAAAACTCCGTCAACGAGGATTAAATTTTCCCAACGGTTAAAACTTCGAGTCCGCAGAAAAAATTTGCTCAACCGTAAATATATTCGAGCTAACCGTAAATAAAATGATCTCAACCGTAAATAAAACTTATACAACCGTAAATAAACTTGTTTTAACCGTAAATAAATCCCCCCAACCGGTATTAAAAATAATTGTTCCCACTGCAATTGGCCAGAAGGTGCTCTAAAATACCAAACATGCATTGCATCCAACCTTTTGTTTCCGCTGTAATCACTTTAGGGTTAACTACCCTCCAAAAGTGGTAAATGTATAAAAAAAGAATGAGGTGCTAGACATGGAAGAGCAAAAACAAAAATACTACTTTAATATAGAAAGCGGAGAGGTGCTGGATAGGCCTGCTGAACCTGAGGGGCATTTTACCTTGATCGCGACGGGCGAAGAAATAAAGGATTTGCGTGAATATCTGGATGAAAATTATAATGCGGACTGGGCGACATACGGAAATTCCCATCTGCATCCTTTTAAGGATCCAGACCGTGAACATGCCGAATATGACCATGCGCTGAAGGAAATATAC is from Mesobacillus boroniphilus and encodes:
- a CDS encoding ABC transporter ATP-binding protein, whose amino-acid sequence is MSTLLKLDQVETFIGQYHILQGISFEVPKGEVTVLLGRNGAGKTTTLRTIMGLNPAAKGSVLFKGEEIKSLPTFTIANKGIGYVPEDQGIFAGLTVEENIKVAVKKENEETLQRLEWILDLFPDLKKFWKKPGGLLSGGQKQMLSIARAYVNDNELLLIDEPSKGLAPIVVEKVMESIQQMKDKTTIILVEQNFMMASTIGDSFYIIDDGRTVSNGSMNLLREDEEMRRKYLGIA
- a CDS encoding DUF3949 domain-containing protein codes for the protein MDSVFLFIIILFTLPFIITTVIMTPIQYRYITKMEELKKARKQTQGRMYEEMPVQEEILHMNLQSNPLFIPANIIAGMIYKFCHR
- a CDS encoding VOC family protein → MEKKRQIHSSLKVLLVSDIEKAKKFYSEILGCEVTDWWVVRDGFTGLAIKLLEASDPKEVRPNPPAAGDKHGFDLYCYVENWNSLDELYHEFNEKGAQIAIQPWVDENNGPWKEFAVKDLDGYCIAFGGTDGT
- a CDS encoding hydrolase — its product is MEEQKQKYYFNIESGEVLDRPAEPEGHFTLIATGEEIKDLREYLDENYNADWATYGNSHLHPFKDPDREHAEYDHALKEIYAMVYRFGDAEAKNHVRNMGILTEEELHR
- a CDS encoding alpha/beta fold hydrolase, translating into MEKTAVELKKVNLRNGETIAYRERDGGTKNVLLIHGNMTSSKHWDLLIDQINPEYKIFAIDMRGFGESSYRKPIMSIKDFSDDVKMFVDEIGLKDFAIVGWSTGGAVGMQFAADYPDYCEKLVLLASASTRGYPFFGTSEEGLPDINNRLVTYEDVKTDAGKTIAVQTAYDQQNRGFLKAMWNMLIYTERQPEERHYDEYVDDMLTQRNLAEVYHSLNTFNISGVNNGLGDGTDQVKDIQIPVLVLRGDRDLVVTQRMADEIVEDFAGRAKFMELKDCGHSPLVDDLDQLLQHIEGFLAE
- a CDS encoding branched-chain amino acid ABC transporter permease gives rise to the protein MFSNRMNILYLIVAGFLAVLPFVYDSRSMLILLSQVFIFAVLAMSYDILLGYTGIVSFGHAMFFGIGAYTVGVFMKRFEPETSYFLLAVLVTILLTAVVSYFVGLLTLRLKSHFYAMLTMAFAGLFLVLAEKWRTVTYGNDGFTFRVPDFLKDRTDFYLICLGSMVIVFILLKRFTNSPLGRVLQAIRENEQRTESLGYSVLHYKVIASVVSGVIAGIAGILYAVSLRFVNTSVFTMDITLDALLMTIIGGVGTLVGAIIGAGIIEFSHHWLTELAKVHWIFERWIIFFGIIYILAVMFFPMGIVGSLQKLKFRKKKKTSIPVESEAVSQGDS
- a CDS encoding ABC transporter ATP-binding protein, coding for MTAIIETKDLSITFGGHTAVDSVSISVPHNHFKSIIGPNGAGKTTFFNLLSGQLMPTNGQVMYKGSEITKLSPTKRTRAGIGRSFQITNVFPNLTVMENVRLAVQSHEGVRFQMLRHFRSFNKFEEKAEEWLKLVLLDDKKDALARNLAHGEKRKLEIAMLLALNTEVLLLDEPTAGMSLEEVPAILEVIRKIKQRGDRTIILIEHKMDMIMDLSDSIMVLFNGALLADGTPKDIMKNEMVQSAYLGGLHSEHAAEA
- the fabG gene encoding 3-oxoacyl-ACP reductase FabG, giving the protein MRLKDKVAIITGGANGIGLAAAKTFASEGARVAMADFDEETGSKRAAELSAEGYEVAFFQVNVADRASVDSMVQNVLSHFGKIDILINNAGITRDGMLHKLAVEDFQKVVDVNLTGVFNCAQAVVPALVQQGSGRIINTSSVSGIYGNVGQTNYAATKAGVVGMTKTWAKELGRKGINVNAVAPGFIETGMTAAVPDKVIEQMKMLVPLGRLGLPEDIANAYLFLASDESKYINGTTLHVDGGIMM
- a CDS encoding substrate-binding domain-containing protein; this translates as MKAGQRNFVLTFMLILVLMFTSACGGSGTEKSGGTEGKEGNDEPKNTEPIKIGVLASQTGGLEAYGKQTLRGFELGLEYATDGTNEVAGRKIEFIIEDTETKPEVAVQKATKLLEEDEVDFLVGSSSSGDTLAVLPLAEEYEKIMIVEPAVADSITGSEFNKYIFRTARNSSQDAVAGAAAIAKDGVKIATLAPDYSFGRDGVAAFKEAAEKLGAEVVHEEYADPAATDFTSNIQKIIDQKPDYLFVVWAGANSPWNQIADMKVQEKGIKISTGAPDIAALATMEPLVGMEGFTVYYHDLPQNDINKWLVDEHKKRFNGELPDLFTPGGMTAAMAIVEALKKTEGDTDSQKLIKTMEGMSFDTPKGQMTFREEDHQALQSLYAIKLEKKDGVDYPVPVLIRELSPEETAPPIRN
- a CDS encoding branched-chain amino acid ABC transporter permease; translation: MDVLINLSLNGLATGMLIFLLAAGLTLIFGLMDVLNFAHGGLFAWGAYSGIWIYTSTGSFFIGIIGAILTGMILGIVTERWIIKPVYGNHVQQILITLGLMLVLSEMLKVVWGPNQISAVTPDYLSGSWEFGGIIIIKYRVFIIAVGFAVFLAVQYLLKKTKIGLVVRAGVMNKEMVQSLGVNIQRVFMFVFMIGAGMAALGGMLLGPYSGVIYADMGMEFAILAFIVVVIGGMGSFTGSVMAAILVGLSGSFMAYYVPDLALAANMLLMAVVLIFRPQGLFGTKG
- a CDS encoding 3-oxoacyl-ACP synthase → MQIGIVSTGIYLPETYVTGAEIARLAGIPEQVVEEKMGIKKKPVPGPGDHTCEMGIKAARIALAKTNIEPMDIDLVIYIGEEYKEYPLWTAGIKLQEEIGARNAWAFDTSLRCGTTVMALKLAKGMMLSDSAINTVLLAGGYRNGDFIDYQNPRTRFMYNLGAGGGAILLQKGHQENVLLETEMITDGSFSEDVVVVAGGTKNPISVENLEGGLYQLDVLDPRGMKERLEQKSMANFLKVIRRSVEKSGFSEKDIAYVGMLHMKRSAHDFVLSELGLSQENSIYLEDYGHIGQIDQILSLELAEKAGKIKDGDVAVLVSAGIGYAWGATTIRWGKGVL